The sequence below is a genomic window from Gemmatimonadales bacterium.
GGGACGGCTGGCCCGCGAGTCTCTGCATGATCGTGAGCCCGAGCTTCCTGCTGGCGCCAGCGATGCAACGCGACCGCTGCGGCGCTCACGTTGCATCGCAGGACCTGACCTTGCGCGTCTACTGTCGCGGGATGAAGGGATAGCCGGGATAGATGTATCCGGCGCTCCAGAACGATGGCACGCCGTAATAGGCGTAAACCGAGTCGTAGTAGTCCGCTGCGTCCATAAGTTCGGGGTCATACGCGGGTGCCGCGGCGATCCGCTCGCGCGGCTCGGTGACATGAACGGTGTTGTCATCGATGTCGTCGACGGCGTCGACCGGGATGAAGGTTGATTTGCTGCCGATGCCGAGAATGCCGCCGTGCTCGACGAGGAGGAAGCGGACCTTGCCCTCGTCGGCGTCGATGAGCAGGTCGCCCACGGTGCCGAGGTCGTCGCCGTCGCGATCGTGCACTTTCTTGCCGCGGATGTCCTCCGCCGGGTCGGCCAGGACCTGATCGCTGTCGCTCAGCTTGATCAATGATGGGGCGGTGGGGTCG
It includes:
- a CDS encoding PRC-barrel domain-containing protein, with product MTDPTAPSLIKLSDSDQVLADPAEDIRGKKVHDRDGDDLGTVGDLLIDADEGKVRFLLVEHGGILGIGSKSTFIPVDAVDDIDDNTVHVTEPRERIAAAPAYDPELMDAADYYDSVYAYYGVPSFWSAGYIYPGYPFIPRQ